In one window of Arthrobacter pascens DNA:
- a CDS encoding FMN-binding negative transcriptional regulator, producing MYIPAHFEAGPEATRSLLTRPGTANLVTVTPQGLLATLLPFVYDQSVGEHGALHTHVARNNAQWSQPAAGESLMIIQGADDYVSPSWYASKAEHGRVVPTWNYSTAHVYGTLVVHEDPAWIAGQLRRLTNVHEAGFDHPWSMDDAPERYISGQLRAIVGLELVITRIEAKAKLSQNRPDADIDGVVAGLSARGRMESAADVERARPADRPES from the coding sequence ATGTACATCCCAGCTCACTTCGAGGCCGGACCCGAGGCCACCCGCAGCCTCCTCACCAGGCCGGGCACAGCAAACCTGGTCACCGTGACCCCGCAAGGACTGCTCGCCACGCTGCTCCCGTTCGTCTACGACCAGTCCGTGGGCGAACACGGCGCGCTGCACACCCACGTGGCCCGAAACAATGCGCAGTGGTCCCAGCCTGCCGCGGGAGAATCGCTCATGATCATCCAGGGCGCGGACGACTACGTTTCGCCGTCCTGGTACGCTTCCAAGGCCGAGCACGGACGAGTCGTTCCCACCTGGAACTATTCCACGGCACATGTGTACGGGACTCTCGTGGTCCACGAGGACCCGGCCTGGATTGCCGGCCAGCTCAGGCGCCTGACCAACGTCCACGAGGCCGGCTTTGACCACCCGTGGAGCATGGACGACGCTCCGGAGCGATACATCTCGGGCCAGCTCCGCGCCATCGTGGGACTGGAACTGGTGATCACCAGGATCGAGGCGAAGGCCAAACTCAGCCAGAACCGGCCGGACGCGGACATAGATGGCGTTGTAGCAGGACTGAGCGCCCGCGGGCGCATGGAGAGTGCCGCCGACGTCGAACGTGCCAGGCCGGCTGATAGGCCTGAGTCGTAG
- a CDS encoding SDR family NAD(P)-dependent oxidoreductase, with product MTPRTIVITGASDGIGAAAARSLARAGERVVVVGRSPEKTQALAKELDADYFVSDFAELAQVRTLAAQLRENYSRIDVLANNAGGIMGGRRLTVDGNESTFQVNHLAPFLLTTALLDVLTASSAKVINTSSGANGFGRLDLQDLNAEHKYSTNRAYGTAKLANILFTSELHRRYGDAGITTAAFHPGVVATNFAADSTSPWRHAYKTLLNRFMLTPDQGADTLLWLINGTAGTDWISGAYYAKRALAKANPQAYDAALARGLWEQSAGLVAG from the coding sequence GTGACCCCTCGCACCATCGTGATCACCGGAGCAAGCGATGGCATCGGCGCAGCCGCCGCACGGTCGCTTGCTAGGGCAGGGGAGCGAGTTGTCGTCGTCGGACGTTCCCCGGAGAAGACACAGGCCCTTGCAAAGGAACTCGACGCCGACTACTTCGTCAGCGATTTCGCCGAACTGGCCCAGGTCCGCACGCTCGCCGCGCAGCTCAGGGAAAACTATTCCCGGATCGATGTCCTGGCGAATAACGCCGGCGGCATCATGGGCGGGCGCCGGCTCACTGTGGACGGGAACGAGTCCACGTTCCAGGTCAACCACCTTGCCCCTTTCCTGCTCACCACCGCGCTCCTGGACGTCCTCACCGCCAGCAGCGCCAAGGTCATCAACACCTCCAGCGGCGCCAACGGCTTCGGCAGGCTGGACCTGCAGGACCTCAACGCGGAGCACAAGTACTCCACCAACCGTGCCTACGGCACGGCCAAGCTTGCCAACATCCTCTTCACCAGCGAGCTGCACCGCCGCTACGGTGATGCGGGAATCACGACGGCGGCTTTCCACCCAGGCGTGGTGGCCACCAACTTCGCTGCAGACTCAACCAGCCCCTGGCGCCACGCCTACAAAACGCTGCTTAACCGTTTCATGCTCACACCGGACCAGGGCGCCGACACTTTGCTGTGGCTCATCAACGGCACGGCCGGCACCGACTGGATTTCCGGCGCCTACTACGCCAAGCGCGCCTTGGCCAAGGCCAATCCCCAGGCGTACGACGCCGCACTGGCCCGCGGCCTATGGGAGCAGAGCGCGGGACTCGTCGCGGGCTGA
- a CDS encoding TfoX/Sxy family protein, with product MEMPKASEADKERFRSVVPARAEVVVKPMFGNLGAFVNGNMFAGLFGPTIGVRLSPEDRAELESAERTVPFGPVERPMGGYTGLPEVWNAEGDGDEARIRAWVEKAFAYVADLPPKAAKAPGSRK from the coding sequence ATGGAGATGCCCAAAGCGTCAGAGGCAGATAAGGAGCGCTTCCGGTCGGTAGTGCCAGCCAGGGCAGAAGTAGTGGTCAAACCGATGTTCGGCAATCTCGGGGCATTCGTGAACGGCAACATGTTCGCTGGATTGTTCGGCCCCACCATCGGCGTCAGGCTCTCCCCCGAAGACCGCGCGGAACTGGAAAGTGCGGAACGGACAGTCCCATTCGGCCCCGTGGAGCGCCCCATGGGCGGCTACACCGGGCTGCCCGAGGTCTGGAACGCCGAAGGCGACGGAGATGAGGCGCGGATACGGGCCTGGGTGGAGAAGGCATTCGCCTACGTCGCGGATCTCCCGCCGAAGGCAGCCAAAGCACCGGGATCCCGGAAGTAG
- the ctaD gene encoding aa3-type cytochrome oxidase subunit I, translating to MAITGHSSRGVAATAAPATVPRRKGSLVVTWITSTDHKVIGYMYLIASFVFFMMAGVMALLIRAELFEPGMQILQTKEQYNQLFTMHGTMMLLMFATPLFAGFANVIMPLQIGAPDVAFPRLNALAFWFFLFGSTIAVSGFITPQGAASFGWFAYAPLNNTMFTPGVGGDLWVFGLALSGFGTILGAVNFITTIICMRAPGMTMWRMPIFTWNTLVTAILVIMAFPPLAAALFGLGADRRFGAHIYDPENGGAVLWQHLFWFFGHPEVYIIALPFFGIVSEIFPVFSRKPIFGYKGLVYATIAIAALSVTVWAHHMYVTGSVLLPFFAFMTMLIAVPTGVKFFNWIGTMWGGSLTFETPMLWSLGFIVTFLFGGLTGIILASPPLDFHVSDSYFVVAHFHYVVFGTVVFAMFAGFYFWWPKFTGTMLNERLGKIHFWMLFLGFHGTFLIQHWLGAKGMPRRYADYMPQDGFTWMNQFSTISSYLLGASLIPFLWNVYITWRAGEKITVDDPWGFGASLEWATSCPPPRHNFTSLPRIRSERPSLDLHHPEIRVREHEPVHSPAAAALGAADIGEEDVRDPNPDK from the coding sequence ATGGCCATCACAGGACATTCATCTAGAGGCGTCGCCGCTACCGCCGCGCCTGCAACTGTTCCGCGGCGTAAGGGCAGCCTCGTCGTCACCTGGATCACTTCCACCGACCATAAGGTCATCGGGTACATGTACCTGATCGCTTCGTTTGTGTTCTTCATGATGGCTGGAGTGATGGCCCTGCTCATCCGGGCCGAGCTCTTCGAGCCAGGCATGCAGATCCTGCAGACCAAGGAACAGTACAACCAGCTGTTCACCATGCACGGCACCATGATGCTGCTGATGTTCGCCACTCCCCTGTTCGCGGGCTTCGCGAACGTCATCATGCCCCTGCAGATCGGCGCGCCTGACGTCGCCTTTCCGCGGCTGAACGCCTTGGCATTCTGGTTCTTCCTGTTCGGTTCAACCATTGCCGTCTCCGGATTCATCACCCCGCAGGGTGCGGCGTCCTTCGGCTGGTTCGCCTACGCCCCGCTGAACAACACCATGTTCACGCCCGGAGTGGGCGGCGACCTCTGGGTGTTCGGCCTGGCCCTGTCAGGGTTCGGCACGATTCTTGGCGCCGTCAACTTCATCACCACGATCATCTGCATGCGCGCTCCCGGCATGACGATGTGGCGCATGCCGATCTTCACCTGGAACACCCTGGTCACGGCAATCCTGGTGATCATGGCCTTCCCGCCGCTGGCCGCAGCGCTTTTCGGCCTCGGCGCTGACCGCCGGTTTGGTGCCCACATCTATGACCCGGAAAATGGTGGAGCGGTCCTCTGGCAGCACCTGTTCTGGTTCTTCGGCCACCCTGAGGTGTACATCATCGCGCTGCCGTTCTTCGGCATCGTCTCTGAGATCTTCCCGGTCTTCAGCCGCAAGCCGATCTTCGGCTACAAGGGCCTGGTCTACGCGACCATCGCCATTGCTGCCCTGTCCGTCACCGTGTGGGCGCACCACATGTACGTGACCGGTTCCGTGCTGCTGCCGTTCTTCGCCTTCATGACCATGCTCATCGCGGTGCCCACCGGCGTGAAGTTCTTCAACTGGATCGGCACCATGTGGGGCGGTTCGCTGACCTTCGAGACCCCCATGCTGTGGAGCCTCGGCTTCATCGTCACGTTCCTCTTCGGCGGCCTGACCGGCATCATCCTGGCCTCGCCTCCGCTGGACTTCCACGTTTCCGATTCCTACTTCGTGGTGGCGCACTTCCACTACGTCGTCTTCGGCACCGTGGTGTTTGCGATGTTCGCAGGCTTCTACTTCTGGTGGCCTAAATTCACCGGCACCATGCTTAATGAGCGGCTAGGAAAGATCCACTTCTGGATGCTGTTCCTTGGCTTCCACGGCACGTTCCTGATCCAGCACTGGCTTGGCGCAAAGGGTATGCCCCGGCGCTACGCGGACTACATGCCGCAGGACGGTTTCACCTGGATGAACCAGTTCTCCACTATCAGCTCGTACCTGCTGGGAGCTTCGCTCATCCCGTTCCTGTGGAACGTCTACATCACCTGGCGGGCCGGCGAAAAAATCACAGTTGACGATCCGTGGGGCTTTGGCGCGTCACTGGAATGGGCCACGTCCTGCCCGCCGCCGCGGCACAACTTCACCTCGCTGCCGCGGATCCGCTCGGAGCGGCCCTCACTGGACTTGCACCACCCGGAGATCCGGGTCCGCGAACACGAACCCGTCCACTCTCCCGCAGCCGCCGCCCTCGGTGCCGCGGACATCGGGGAAGAAGACGTCCGGGATCCCAACCCCGACAAGTAG
- a CDS encoding cold-shock protein translates to MATGTVKWFNAEKGFGFISPDDSSQDVFAHYSAIASSGFRSLEENQKVSFETEQGPKGPQAVNIQAL, encoded by the coding sequence ATGGCTACTGGTACCGTCAAATGGTTTAACGCTGAAAAGGGCTTCGGCTTCATTTCCCCCGATGACTCCTCACAGGACGTTTTCGCTCACTACTCCGCGATCGCCTCTTCCGGCTTCCGCTCACTCGAAGAGAACCAGAAGGTCTCCTTCGAAACCGAGCAGGGCCCCAAGGGTCCCCAGGCCGTCAACATCCAGGCACTCTAA